In one window of Helianthus annuus cultivar XRQ/B chromosome 17, HanXRQr2.0-SUNRISE, whole genome shotgun sequence DNA:
- the LOC110921878 gene encoding pentatricopeptide repeat-containing protein At3g49240, mitochondrial encodes MTREHSVTDTTIFHRFTIMFLSKPTFFHHLKTFIPRTLPPLRHLSFATPEDAAAERRRRKRRLRIEPPLNALRSPTQPRPTPTPNPNAPKLPEHVSLLTGNRLNLHNRILKLIRENDLQEAVLLTRHSVYSNCKPTIFTCNAVMTACYRQSKYAELLNLHRFITQAAIAANIVTYNLIISTYMDCRKIDTAMEQYKQLIDSAPFDPNTTTYRIIIKGLVDDGKLDRALEIKDEMISKGFEADPIVYSYLMSGYAKNGDHDGIFGLYDELKGKLGGFVSNGVVYGSVMKGFFLKGMEKEAMECCEDALEGSKIRMSAVAYNSVLDALCKNGKFDVARKVFDEMLEKHDPPKLLTVNPGSYNVMVDGYCTEKRFDDAVNLFGSMGEKRCYPDTLSYNNLVEQLCENRLLGKAEELYNGMSEKGASPDEYTFVVLMDTCFKENRHDDAAAYFKTMVESKLRPNLGVYNRLIDELVKVGNVDEAKSFFDTMVPKLRMDDDSYKFIMKALFDVKKHDEVVEIIGKMLREDPLDFSDELREFVREELRKEEREDDLVNLMAEIEREKAEAAAKEAEEAERAKASARAAVSSLLPSKLFGDKGDVEDGDESSGGVVAEMGDGEGAREWCSR; translated from the coding sequence atgactcGGGAACATAGTGTAACTGACACCACCATCTTCCACCGTTTCACCATCATGTTTCTCTCCAAACCCACCTTCTTCCACCACCTCAAAACCTTCATCCCCCGAACCCTCCCACCCCTCCGCCACCTCTCCTTCGCCACTCCAGAAGACGCCGCCGCCGAACGCCGCCGCCGTAAACGCCGTCTCCGCATCGAACCCCCACTCAACGCCCTCCGTTCCCCCACCCAACCCCGCCCCACCCCAACCCCTAACCCTAACGCCCCTAAACTCCCCGAACACGTCTCACTCCTCACCGGTAACCGCCTCAACCTCCACAACAGAATCCTCAAACTAATCCGTGAAAATGATTTGCAAGAAGCTGTTTTATTAACACGACATTCAGTTTATTCCAACTGTAAGCCCACCATTTTTACCTGTAATGCGGTTATGACCGCGTGTTATCGCCAGTCGAAATACGCCGAATTGCTTAATCTCCACAGGTTTATAACACAAGCGGCGATCGCCGCGAATATCGTTACGTATAATTTGATTATTAGTACTTACATGGACTGTCGAAAAATCGATACTGCTATGGAGCAGTATAAACAGTTAATTGATAGTGCCCCGTTTGATCCGAACACGACGACGTATCGGATTATTATCAAAGGGCTTGTGGATGATGGTAAATTGGATAGGGCTTTGGAGATCAAAGATGAAATGATTTCGAAAGGGTTTGAAGCGGACCCGATCGTTTATAGTTATTTGATGTCGGGGTACGCGAAGAATGGTGATCATGATGGGATTTTTGGTTTGTATGATGAATTGAAGGGGAAGTTAGGCGGGTTTGTGTCGAACGGGGTTGTGTATGGAAGTGTGATGAAAGGGTTTTTTTTGAAGGGGATGGAGAAGGAAGCGATGGAGTGTTGTGAGGATGCGTTGGAGGGTTCGAAGATTAGGATGAGTGCGGTTGCGTATAATTCGGTTTTGGATGCGCTTTGTAAAAATGGGAAGTTTGATGTTGCGCgtaaggtgttcgatgaaatgcttgagAAGCATGATCCGCCGAAACTGTTGACGGTTAATCCGGGAAGTTATAATGTGATGGTGGATGGGTATTGTACGGAAAAGAGGTTTGACGATGCGGTTAACTTGTTTGGTAGCATGGGGGAGAAACGGTGTTATCCGGACACGCTTTCGTATAATAATCTGGTCGAACAGTTGTGTGAGAATCGTTTGTTGGGTAAAGCGGAAGAACTTTACAACGGTATGAGTGAGAAAGGGGCGAGTCCGGATGAGTACACTTTTGTCGTGTTGATGGATACTTGTTTTAAAGAAAACCGTCACGATGACGCTGCTGCGTATTTCAAGACGATGGTGGAGTCGAAACTGAGGCCGAATTTGGGCGTTTATAACCGGCTGATCGACGAGTTGGTGAAAGTCGGGAACGTTGATGAAGCGAAGTCGTTTTTCGATACGATGGTGCCGAAGCTGAGGATGGATGATGATAGTTATAAGTTTATAATGAAAgcgttgtttgatgtaaagaaaCACGATGAAGTTGTTGAAATTATTGGAAAAATGTTGAGGGAGGATCCTTTGGATTTCTCGGATGAGTTGCGGGAGTTTGTAAGGGAGGAGCTGCGGAAAGAAGAGAGAGAAGATGATCTGGTGAATTTGATGGCGGAGATCGAACGAGAGAAAGCGGAAGCCGCTGCGAAAGAAGCTGAAGAAGCGGAGAGAGCGAAGGCTAGTGCAAGAGCTGCGGTTTCTTCGTTGTTGCCGTCGAAGTTGTTTGGTGATAAGGGTGATGTAGAGGATGGTGACGAGTCTAGTGGTGGGGTTGTGGCGGAAATGGGTGACGGTGAAGGTGCAAGAGAATGGTGTAGCCGGTGA